The segment CAATTTAATTCCAATACCGGAACGATTACCCTTAGAGCCACCTTCTCAAATTCCCAGGGAATACTACGATCAGGAAATACCGGGAAAATTCAGCTTGATATTCCTCATGAAAATGTAATCCTGGTCCCTCAGCAGGCTACGGTAGAAGTACAGGATAAGATCTTTGTATTCGTAGTGGATAAGGACAATGTAGTGGCAAGACAACCCATTGAGGTAACAGGAAAGTCTGGGGATAACTACTTAGTTAAAAAAGGACTTTTACATGGTAATCGCATTGTGTACAAAGGCTTTGATTACCTGGTGGACGGTACTGTTATCCAACCGGAAAAAATGAAGAAAACAATTGCAAAAAAATAAATTCAATACTTAAAAGTAAAAATATGTTTAAAAGATTTATAAGCAGGCCCGTTCTGGCAACAGTAATATCCATTTTACTGGTGATCGTGGGGGTTCTGGGACTTTATAGTTTGCCGCTCCAACAATTTCCTGACATTGCACCACTAAGCAGTCCAGGTACTTGCTCTGTATCCCGGAGCCAATGCAGAAACCTTAATTCGTTCGGTAGCACCTTCAATAGAAGAATCTATTAATGGTGTAGAAAATATGAGCTATATGAGTTCTACTGCAAGCAACGATGGCACCCTCATAGTAACAGTTTACTTTAAACTGGGGACAGATCCCGATCAGGCTGCGGTAAATGTTCAAAACAGGGTGGCCCAGGCTACCAGCCAGTTACAGCAGAAGTAGTCCAGGCAGGAATAACAACCTCCAAACAACAAAACAGTTTGTTAATGGTGGTCGACTTATATTCCGAAGACCCTGATGTTTATGACCAAACTTTCCTGGCTAATTATGCCCAAATAAATATTATTCCTGAAATTAAAAGAATCCCTGGGGTAGGTCAATCCCTGATCTTTGGAGGAAGTAAAGACTACTCTATCAGGATTTGGATGAATCCTGGTCAAATGGCTTCGTATAATATTACCCCCAAAGAAATTGTAGCTGCTATCCAGGACAAAAGTTTAGAAGCAGCTCCCGGGAAATTTGGAGAAAGCAGTGAGGAATCGTTTGAATATATAATTAAATACCAGGGAAAACTAAATGAAGCGAAGCAGTATGAGGAAATTATTATAAGGTCAAACGACGACGGTTCTATGTTGCGGCTTAAAGACGTCGCCAAAGTAGAACTGGGTGCCTATAGCTACGGAAATTTTACCCGCGTCAATGGTAAGGCAGGAGTTAACATTGCCTCTTTCCAGCTGGCTAGTTCCAACGCCAGTGAAATACAGGTGGCAATAAGCGAACTTATGGAGAAAGCCTCAAAAGATTTTCCTAAAGGGGTGAAATACCTCACATTATATAACACCAAAGATTCCCTGGACCAATCAATAAGTCAGGTAAAAACTACTTTAATTGAAGCATTTATTTTAGTGTTTATTGTAGTATTTCTATTTCTCCAGGATTTCAGGTCTACTTTAATCCCGGCAATTGCCGTACCTGTAGCAATTTTGGGGACCTTCTTTTTTATGATGCTCTTTGGTTTCTCTATTAATCTACTAACCCTCTTTGCATTAATTCTGGCAATAGGCATTGTGGTAGATGATGCCATTGTTGTCGTAGAGGCAGTGCACGCAAAAATGGAGAATGAGCATCTACCTCCAAAGGAAGCTACCACTACTGCTATGAGCGAGATTACGGGAGCCATAATCTCTATTACCCTGGTGATGGCGGCAGTATTTCTTCCAGTAGGCTTTATAGAAGGTTCAACAGGAGTCTTTTATCAACAATTCGCGTTTACCCTTGCCATTGCAATTATTATTTCGGCAATAAATGCCCTTACGTTAAGTCCTGCTTTGGCTGCTTTGTTCTTAAAAGATAAACACAGCAACGGAGAAGAACCTAAAAAGAAACTAACCTATAAAGAAAAGTTCTTTATAGGTTTCAATACAGGTTTTGATAGACTCACGAATAATTATGTGAAAAGCCTGGGCTTTTTGGTACGAAAAAAATGGTTGAGCCTTGGAGCACTTGCACTGGTAATCGCTGCAACTATTTTTATGGTAAATAGAACCCCTACTGGATTTATACCTTCAGAAGATCAGGGATTTATGGCTATTTCCTTATCCATGCTTACTGGTGCTTCCCTGCAACGTACACAGGAGGTTATGGAGGAAGTAGAAATCCTGCTGGGAGATTTGGAATCCAAGAAAACGTTGATGGGATTATCAGGCTTTAATATCCTTACCCAGTCATCAAGTCCTTCATCGGGAGTGGCATTTGTATTGCTGAAACCAACCGAAGAAAGAGGCGAGATATCAGATATAATTATGAAATAATGGCCGTCGTAAATCAAAAACTTTCGAGCATAAATGGCGCCAGTTTCTTTGTTTTTACATTTCCAACTGTTCCCGGGTTTAGTAACATTGACGGTCTTGATATTGTCCTGCAGGACAAAACAGGAGGAGATTTACAAAAATTTAGTGCTATAGGAAATAATTTTATAGGAGAGCTTATGAAAAGGGAGGAGATAGCGGTAGCATTTACTTCCTTTAAATCAGATTATCCACAGTATGATCTTATCATTGATGAAGTAAAGGCCGCGCAATTGAAGGTAAACGTACAGGATATTCTGCAAACAATGCAGGCTTACTTCGGAAGTACCCAGGCATCAGATTTTAATCGTTTTGGAAAATATTACAGGGTTATAGTACAGGCAGATAAGGACGCACGTACAGATATAAGCTCTATGAATGGCATTTTCGTAAAAAACAGGAACGGTGAAAAAGTACCTATAACAACATTGGTAAGCCTGGAGCGGGTATACGGGGCAGAGAATATTTCAAGATACAATCTTTTTACATCAATAGGAGTGAATGCTATTGCAAGCCCCGGGTTTAGTTCGGGAGATGCAATACAAGCTGTAAGAGAAGTTGCGATGCAACAATTACCGGGTGGATATTCCTACGAATTTTCAGGAATGACCCGCGAGGAAATTGGTTCAGGGGGGCAATCTGTGTTGATTTTTATTTTATCCTTATTGTTTATCTATTTCCTTCTCGCAGCCCAGTATGAAAGTTACATACTTCCACTGGCAGTAATACTATCTATACCTACGGGTATCCTGGGAGTTTTTCTTGCAATTGGAATTACGGGAATCGAAAATAACATTTATGTACAGGTGGCTTTAGTAATGCTCATAGGGTTACTGGCTAAAAATGCAATTCTTATTGTAGAATTTGCTTCACAAAAAAGGCGCAGTGGAAAGTCCATAGTAGAAGCGTCCATAGAAGCAGCAAAACTCAGGCTGCGTCCAATCCTGATGACCTCATTTGCCTTTGTTGCAGGATTGACTCCAATGATGTTTGCTAAAGGACCTTCGGCAATGGGAAATCACTCTATAAGTATAGGTGCTGCTTACGGTATGCTTGCAGGTGTGATCCTGGGAATATTTATAATTCCGGTGCTTTTTGTAGTCTTCCAGTCCCTGCAGGAAAAATTCAGTAAATCAGAGGTTGTAAAGCCCGGAACCTCTTCTAAGCAAACTCCAATAATTATCAATCATTAATAAAATGAATAAAAAATCATATCTCATTATAGCAATCCTGCTTTTACAGTTAAGCATTTCCTGTAAGACATCTATAGTTGAAAAAACCGTCCCTGCGGATCTTCCCTCTAAATTTATGGGAGAAAAAAATCCTGATTCTTTGAGTATTGGAAATCTTCAATGGAGGCAATTTTATAAAGACCCTCAATTAAAGAATTTGATTGACAGTGCTGTTGTAAGAAATAATGATCTCCTGGAAGCGATGAAGAATGTAGAAGCTTCTCAACTCCTGCTAAAAAAATCGAAATGGGTGAATGTCCCTACTCTAAATGCTGAAGTTACAGGTACCTATACTTATTTTTCAGATAATAGTCTCAATGGATTAAGTACTGCCACTTTTTTAGAACAGAACCATTTGGAAGATTATACCGCTCAGGGAGTTTTATCCTGGGAGGCTGATATTTGGGGAAAACTGAAAAATCAAAAACGGAAAGCCCTGGCTGAATATATACAGACGGACGAAGTGAAAAAGGCAATTCAAACCTCTATAGTGGCACGAGTAGCCGAAAGCTACTTCAATTTACTTATGCTGGATGCACAGTTAGAAGTAGCCAAAAAAACCTGGAGCTTAGAGAGCGAACAAATGCAATTATTGCCTTACAATATGAATCGGGCGCGGTAACCTCCCTTGCCAAAAAACAAACAGAAGCCCTACGTCTACAGGCTGCTCAGCTCATTCCTCAACTTGAACAACAAATAATTATTCAGGAAAATGCATTAAGTATTTTAACTGGAAATTTTCCTTCAGAAATGAAAAGAGGAGAACTAAATAGCCTGCTTTCTCCAATGGAAGAAGTACAAACGGGAGTACTAAGCAGAACTCTTACAATTAAGGCCCGATATTCTGGCTGCTGAATTTAAGGTAAGAGCTGCACAGGCAAGTGTAGGAATTACCAAGGCTTCCCTCTATCCTTCTTTACGCATTACAGCAGCTGGAGGGGTTAATGCATTTATAAGAAGTAACTGGTGGAATGTTCCCGGCTCCCTATTTGGGATGGTAGCAGGTAGTGTTGGACAACCATTGCTTAATGGGAAACAACTTAAAACAGATTACAAAATTGCAATTATTGAGAAGGAAAAAACAGAACTCCAATTCCGGCAAAAAGTGTTGGAAGCGGTACAGGAGGTGTCAAATGCTTTGGTAAGTATAGAAAAGCTTCAAAACCAGCAACAGGTTATTATGGAACGTGAGCAGGTTCTGAATGAATCTGTTAGTGATGCAGATATGCTCTTTAAAAATGGAGTTGCGACCTACTTAGAAGTAATTACAGCCCAAACCAATTTGTTACAAAGTCAGCTGGAACTCGTGGCTATCGAAAAAAGTGAAATGGAAGCAAGAATTGAGTTATATCGTGCTTTAGGAGGAGGATGGAAATAGCTAAAACAAACAATAATAACTTTAGATATGATACTTGAAAAAATGAGAATCCATAACAGAAGATTATGGCTACCTGGAGTTCATAAAACCTCGGAGGAAAAGAAATCTATAGAAGGGAAACCGGAATTTACTCGCCGTTATCTTGAACTTCTTTCCCAATGGTTTGGAGATACTCTGGATCTTATAGATGACTTTGATACCGTATGCTTGTGTGAACTGGATTTTATTGAAATGATGCTCATAGGAGAATTGAAATTTTCTATAAACCTTTTGGAAAGTCCGGTGAACCGCACAGATTTTGTGAAGATAATCGATTTTATAAACTGGGCTGAAACCAGGATAAATGCAAAAATCCAGCAATAATGAAAGAATTAATTTTTATCCTTTTCTCTCTAATCTGGCTGCAAGACATCTCCTCCCCTGTGGGTATTTGGGAATTTAAGGAAGATAACACCCGGGTGGAGATTAAGACCTACCAGGGAAAATTGACTGGTGAATTAATATCCTCAGATAATCCTCATCGAAAAGGAGAAAAGGAGATTTTGAGAAATATGGAATTTCTGGAGGGGAAATGGGTGGGAGAGTTCTATAACCACAAGAGTAAAAGATGGGTACAGGCCGAATTTTTGGTAAAGGAAGATATCCTGTTTATTACCTGCAAATATGGGTTTGACACCAAAAATTTCCATTTTTATCGCGAAAAATAAAAAATGTACAGCCTTAAATATGAGGCACTAGGCCACTCCTGAATTTTACAAGTTTAATACAATCTTCAAACTGTATTTTTATTCAATTACCTGATGAATCCTTTTCAAGTTTTAAAATTTTTTCCGTTTTTC is part of the Antarcticibacterium sp. 1MA-6-2 genome and harbors:
- a CDS encoding TolC family protein, whose translation is MNKKSYLIIAILLLQLSISCKTSIVEKTVPADLPSKFMGEKNPDSLSIGNLQWRQFYKDPQLKNLIDSAVVRNNDLLEAMKNVEASQLLLKKSKWVNVPTLNAEVTGTYTYFSDNSLNGLSTATFLEQNHLEDYTAQGVLSWEADIWGKLKNQKRKALAEYIQTDEVKKAIQTSIVARVAESYFNLLMLDAQLEVAKKTWSLESEQMQLLPYNMNRAR
- a CDS encoding TolC family protein, translating into MAAEFKVRAAQASVGITKASLYPSLRITAAGGVNAFIRSNWWNVPGSLFGMVAGSVGQPLLNGKQLKTDYKIAIIEKEKTELQFRQKVLEAVQEVSNALVSIEKLQNQQQVIMEREQVLNESVSDADMLFKNGVATYLEVITAQTNLLQSQLELVAIEKSEMEARIELYRALGGGWK